GAGTGCCGGTGCATGGCATCGATGTTGGATTTTGAGATAACGAtcgaaaaattcatatcttgagtccCGAGTGCCGGAAGATTaggactcttttgaataatttctgagatgatgagtatgttattgtggttgtacgtagttaacgagtatgtattcggcaaaGTGAAGACGATGAGTtcatactatatgatgctataataattttgtgctgttgtaaagcgttattgtagatttccagatataatgaagaATTATACTTTAGGAAggatgaagttgatttaattctaagAGAAGAGTGAGaatcagtttgagctattttctaagcaatggtatattgaggcagatgagtgtaattataactacttgggtgtactcgttccgatggttggaatgttttaatagatgtagtaactcaggaatttattTTGAGTGCGTGCAaatattgctaagtggtaaattagtaccatgtatggtaaagaAGGATTTTAaatgaatgagtaaagagagtcggaattgggtaaaagtcagaaatctaattggtaatgatgattgtaacGAGTAACCAGAGTAGTGCAACGAAAGCGGAATATAACgggttggataattgctggtgtgacttgagaggagtcaggtAGTGGAAATTAAATGGTATCGggatatgcttattgagtttcttgaaggaagcagttggtgaaaagtgtaagtattattttattgcTCAGACAGGAAAGTATGTTTAAGGATGGTACGTTCgctagatggaatgcattactgtagTGTCGAACGGGTGTAATCATGCTATGGATAAGGAATGATATTACACAGACGTGTGTAGCGGAAATCTATATTAGTGTTGAGTGACGACCTTGTTGACAGATGCAGATAAATTAATGTCATGATGACAGTGCTATTAAGTAGTGGGATATTGAGAAGGGCGGATAGGATTATGGAAAGATCCTTGTACTAAATGAGGTTTTGATCTCGCTTTCTAGGATGGGATCCTAGTGCGTATGTATAACTTCTATGATGGAGAGGTTAAAGGAATACTAAACATCTTACGCACGTGGACGTTGGGTTCTCTTTCGGTTTGAAAATGAAATTGATTTCGAGGTGGTAAGATGGAGGACAGTGTACAATTATGAGTACGCGTTTGGTTGACTATTCATGTCTTATTCAGTCATTGGGCGTATTgtgtgggttgtacctcaatTATTCCAtttttgttaaccttttggagggataacaagtGGTACACCTTTGGAGGGTCATATGCGACGTAAGAGTTGAGATTGAAGGCATGAGACATGCTTTATGTTgtttatgtcagatgaattttgaggattgactagggaaatgttacctgggaactggagagtcaaatgaaggactcctatccagaaattttcacttgaagtatgttttcgaggacgaaaactcttttagtgggggagaattgtaacaccccatattttatatttattaattaattggattttaatttaattaattggatttatgtaattatgcggtgattaaaataataaaattggaatATGTAGTAATGGGTCAGTGTTGTAGTTAGTGAGAAAGGGGGTGCAAGAAATAAGGCCTTTACTAAAGCTAtgttgtgtttttcataaaacaagagttttggaagaagagaaacacaagtgcatttgggagaacgcagagaacgtgaaagtgcgacagaggagaagaagaggaagagagcttcaaggatcccaaactctaaggtgaggggggactcttccggttaacctctattatcgggtcgtaggcgttaggattgaaatcgtatactattgattcgatagagaatatgttctaggttggggttttggtatttaggttcaattttgtgaactttgtgtgattacttgttggtagtgattgttgatgttaaaagtgttgtttggttgatgatataactcatattgcatgtgaaatccctctgtttttcgtatacaatcgtattggttcgattgggggatgtttggggggattcaaggtcctgaaaactggtttttgggttgcaggtacgaggtaatcggttaccgaaaggggtgtaatcgattacccatagtaaaaacagcaaatatgggattttgaacttcagtaaccgattactggtgtttgggtaatcagttaccgctgtacgtttttgaaaaatacttgtttttataaaactcaaaacttttgatccgtaagtccgttttgggtgccgttcgaagcgttagaaagctaatggaatgctctttatgattaaaataaattaattagcactagataatttaattattatgcaaTTTTGAatatgacatgtaattgtatctgtgtatgtcatggattaatgttatttatgaataacatgtatggagattgtgtattatgtgctaattgtgatacatggaattgatgaatgataatttctatgtattgttgtgattgttacatgatgaatgtatgttataccaatggtggataattcaatatgttgaattgtgatggatgtgtTAGACGTAGTATTATGATGATGTAAATCCCATGTTGCCATTGTGTGGATTTGATGTACTTGGTACATAATTGTGGAATGTATTATTGTTGTATGCACTGTGTGATAAGTCGAGATATGATAATTttgttcatatgattgaagtgGCGATATTGTGATaacatgattataatgttgataatgtgatcatgtggtgattgttttgatgactaatgatgtgattgtgattgaatgatgcatatatataaacatacttgatgatgatgattatgatgaaatgagtatttgatgatgttactcattagacttgacgatggtataagtatgttcatgtatgttgcattcattcatgttcattgatgatactgtatccataagggtgtgttggatcagtaaagggcatgattcccattgtgtggaatctgtgctggcaggaccgtatcttgatgatgttggatcggtcatgggttattcccatttgatgatgttggtaccacatgcatagtgtcagttgcattcatatgcatgattttataacatgattggatgttttccagtgttataaatattgatgatgtgttggttgtttatgatgatgaaacttgcctgaatatatgttgatgttgggtgaataGTATACTGTTGATGCTctatcgtttatgaactgataacattgtttaattgtgaatgagactcacccttactgttgatcattttcagattgaggatagcggttgttcgactcggtgaggattagctcatgagttagttgtttagttagcgtcaggtgtcatgctctgatatttgtaacactggggacgcgatgtttagagtttatgttttataactttggttatgttttgatgttttggaggataagttttaaagatgttaaacttaattcGTATGATCTtgaattccgctgtgttaacatgaaatgttttatttgatgatggtttgcctcagtgaatgcatgacatgactgaacgatGCTAATTAAATttcgaattgtggcacccttattttcatgtactctgaataaatttatttaaattgccgcggggtttagaagggtgttacacccttGACTTTTGCAACATGAACTCCAAGCAATTCTCATGAATGGTCCTTCCAATAATTCTTGACACTATGAACCAAAGTGTGTTTAAGAACTTTGATGTCATCGACTAATCTTTGGCACTTTGAGTTCACAAcatcaaataataaatttaatgaaTACTCCAACATAATTTTAAATTCTCAATGAAAACCAACTTGCATTCTTATTGAAAACCCCAACTTCAATGCTCAAACCACAAGTGACTTGCATTACAAGCAACAAATATTTGAAAGAATAACAATGCCTTAATTACAAAGAATCCACAAATCATATCTTGTACAATGTCTAATATCTTGACTTGATGACAAATGATCACAACACAAAAGTAATTCCCCTTAAGAAAGTCCTTTGGTGATGAAACTTGAAGACATGAGACCCTAATCTCATCTTTAATTGATGAAACTCAACAAGCTCAAGCAATGAACAATTAAACCCTAATCCTCCTTAAGATGTACATTGGTGAAGAAATGACTAGGGATGTTTGAggagaatcaaaaccctagtccACAATATTCTCTATTGAAGCAATGATAAAACCTTAAGCACTTAATGCTCTTGAGAAATCTCGATGAAGATGACATTGTATCTTGATAAATCTTGCCAAGGAAGATATTCATGATGCTTGAGATTCAAAACCCTATTTCACATAATGAGAGACCCAGTTGAATCAAACTTGAATGAAGATGAGAGCCTTAAAGCAATAGAGAAGCCCTAActcttcaagatccttgatcccatgccagaTTTATTGATTAGTGATGCATGATCTATGTTAACATCCTGATGGAAAGATGCAGATGAATgtgaagtctaagccagttagaagtaaaattaggAGAGTAGGAAtaatttagggtatgacacactaaaagcgaattttctataCACTTCCTTGgtagaatcaaaatcaaatacaTAACAAATTTCTTAGAATTTAAAGCGTTTATCAAAATATATTTGACTTTAAAACAAAGTTGCACTTAATTTGGATGATGTTGTGGAAGATAGGATAGTATGGAGGGATGAGCAAGATGGGGAGTGTAGTATCAAATCAGGGTACATGGTATTGAGAAGGATTCAATCAAGTCAAATGAACCGGAGTGTGGAAGAGGATTGGTGTAGTTTGTGGAATAATAAATCTCCTCCAAGAACAAAACACTTCATTTTGCGTATTTGTAAAGGCTATCTTCCAACTCGGATCAAACTTTGTCAACACTTTGTACCTTGTCCTTTGCATTGTCTATGTGACGATGGTAAGGAAGATGAGTGACACGTGTTCTTTGGGGGTAATTCTATTAACCAATGTTGAAGGGTAGCTAGGTTGTCCTCTATTATAGAACTTAGGCTACATATTTTTAATGATACTAAATCTATTATCTTGGATGTTTGCAGTAAGGAAGATAGGCAGGTTGCAGGGAGAGTTATTGTAGTGATTTGGATGTTGTGGAATAATAGAAATAATTTCATTTGGAATAACGAAAGAGATGGTTATGTGCATTTAGGTACTCAAGCTTTTCATACTTGGCAAGATTGGTTTGGAGCCCAAGAGGATTATATCTCTAATAGTATCAGTAATCAACACCAAACAGATTGGAATCCATCAAGTAATGGGTGGTTGAAGTGTAATATGGATGTCGGGTTCAACCGTCAAAGGAAAACGACTAATAGGGGTTGGTGTGTTAGAGACTGTCACAATAACTTTGTCTTTGTAGGTATAACATGGGACTACGGGCTCTACTCAACCGTAGAAGCAGAAGCCATGGCCTTTAATGTGAAAATAATGTGGAACTTTATAAGTATTTCAATGTGAAACATGAAATACATGATGAGTTAGCAAAAACTGTTGTAAGAGGTCTTCGTTACAGTGGTAGAAAGAGGTATACCTGCAATACTAACACTTCAACACCTAAACTAGTGAAGTCAATGAGGTGTAACTTACAAGTGTTTAATAAAATGTACTGTGATGTGGTGTAGATTCACATTTATATAAGAACGATAGTTAAAACTGTCTCAGTGAATGTAGTACCTTTATCTGGGGGACCGTTGTAAGGATTTCAATAATTGAGATGAACCTATAATTTTGTTGTGCGCCTCTCAGCGAGGGTATACCTATTCGTTAGTCAGAGCAAGCAAAGCTTTGAATTAGACCTTCGTATTGAGTCGATCTTATTGATCGTTCAGTTGACGAGGAATAACAAGTATAAGTGAAAGAGAACATGAGTGTGACACAtggtcacatttatatatatgagtcattttCAAATGTCAACAATTTTTCGTGACGTGGAATATAGACAAAcgttaaatataaattaacaatCATGATGAAAAGGAGGTTATGCTCCTGTGTGGTGTCTAAAAATCACAACTCGCCTGTTCATCAGTAATTAGTGTACTCTTTTTAAATTTAGCATATGAATTAGGGCGGTCTTAGTGAACTTTAGTCGACCCGAAACAATTGTTGTTAAAGAGAAAACCATTAATTACTTGTTAAAATA
This genomic window from Vicia villosa cultivar HV-30 ecotype Madison, WI unplaced genomic scaffold, Vvil1.0 ctg.000283F_1_1, whole genome shotgun sequence contains:
- the LOC131626389 gene encoding uncharacterized protein LOC131626389, whose product is MVRKMSDTCSLGVILLTNVEGKEDRQVAGRVIVVIWMLWNNRNNFIWNNERDGYVHLGTQAFHTWQDWFGAQEDYISNSISNQHQTDWNPSSNGWLKCNMDVGFNRQRKTTNRGWCVRDCHNNFVFVGITWDYGLYSTVEAEAMAFNVKIMWNFISISM